Below is a genomic region from uncultured Erythrobacter sp..
CGCAGCCACGGCGATGGATGCAGCCGTGGTTGCCTGCGCGAGTCGCTCCTGATCGGGCGCTGACTGGTCAAACGCCGCGCCCGCGCCTATATGCGCCGCCAACACCCATGGCAGACACAAATCTCATGACCATTCCCGGGCAGGTTGACCCGGTCCCCGTCGCGCGTGACATCACGCCGCGCGAAGACGGGCGTATCGACCTGATCGGCCTCCCCCGCCCGCGCATCCGCGAATTGTTCGAGGAAGCGGGGCTGGACGCACGGCAGGCGAAATTGCGCTCGAAACAGGTGTTCCACTGGCTCTACCACCGCGGCGTCACCGACTTTGCGTCGATGACCGACATCTCCAAGACGATGCGCCCGTGGTTGACCGAGCGCTTCGTGATTGGCCGTCCCAATGTGGTCGAAGCCCAACACAGCACTGACGGCACGCGCAAATGGCTGCTCCAGACCGATGACGGCCACGATTTCGAGATGGTCTTCATCCCGGACGCGGATCGCGGGACTTTATGCGTTTCTTCGCAGGTTGGCTGCACGCTCAATTGCACCTTCTGCCACACTGGCACGATGCGTCTGGTGCGCAATCTCACTCCGGGTGAGATTGTCGGGCAGGTGATGCTCGCGCGCGACGCACTGGGTGAGTGGCCCAAGGGCGTGATGGACGGTCTCGACGATGCCGAGGACGCCGGACATTACAGCTCGGATGGCCGTCTGCTCACCAATATCGTGATGATGGGCATGGGCGAGCCGCTCTACAATTTCGACCACGTCCGCGACGCGCTCAACCTGGTGATGGACGGCGAAGGACTGGCGCTTTCCAGGCGGCGGATTACGCTATCGACCAGCGGCGTCATCCCGATGATGGAACGATGCAGCGCGGAGATCGGCGTCAATCTGGCAGTCAGCCTGCATGCCGTGCGCAAGGATGTGCGTGACGAGATCGTGCCGCTCAACAAGAAATACGGGATCGAAGAGCTGCTTCAGGCCTGCGCCGACTATCCCAAAGCCTCCAATTCGCGCCGGATCACGTTTGAATATGTGATGCTGAAGGACAAGAATGACAGCGACGAAGATGCGCATGAGCTTGTCCGCCTGCTCAAGCATTACAACTTGCCGGCCAAGGTCAATCTGATCCCCTTCAATCCGTGGGAGGGCGCGAATTACGAATGCTCTAGCCCCGAGCGGATCAAAGCGTTCAGCAATATCGTCTTTGAAGGCGGGATTAGCGCCCCTGTGCGCACGCCGCGAGGACGCGACATTGATGCAGCTTGCGGTCAGCTTAAAACCGCCGCGATCAAGAAAAGCCGGGCGGAAAGAGATAGGGAAGCCCGCGACCGCGAGGCTGCCCGAAAAAACTAGGCTACCGCACTGCTTCCGAAGCCAAACTAGTCGGACGTATCCATCGCATCTGGATCATATTCTGGCACTCCAAAATGCCTGCGCACCTCGTTTTCCAATTCCAGATTGGGGAATTGACCCGATATAGCGGCGTGCCTGGCCAATACCATTTCGGCGCGCTGCTTAGCGTCTACCGGCACCGTAACGTTTTGGTCAAATTTGGCGTAAGTTAGATCATTCATGCTCGCCACCATCTGTCCGTATGAATTCGACGCAGCTTGGCCTTCTTCGGATTGCATCGTGGTTTTGAAATTGGGATCGAATGCATAAGCAAGTTGGTTGAGTTGAACTGCCGAACTGACGTCGCTAGCTTCAATCGCGTTGCGTTGAGCTGTGCGGTAACCCGACGAATTCATTCCTGAGCCATCGGCCTCGTTTGAGGACCCCGTTCCAATATGATTCCGGTGCAAATGCTTGACCTCCTGATAGGCAGGTGCATTCTTTTCCAGAGAGGTTGCGCGAGGGGTCGCTCCCCGTTTGTCGCCAGAGGTTTGATTTAACGGTTCAAAGCCGACCGTGTGTTCGGATTCATGTGTGTCTCCCGTCACGCTGATTCCATGCTCACCTTTCAATCGTTTTTGCTCGCTTTTTTTGCCTCCATGCTGCCCCAAAGCATAACGCCGCCGACCTGTCGGTGTGTCAGCCAATCTGAGCAAAAGCGAAGTCGAAAGATGATTCTTCGCAAGCTTCAACTTATTCGCTTGCTTGTGATTCTTCTTACCAATCACGCTTTTAACAGGCTGAATGAATTTGTTTTTCGGAGACTTTCCGCTTCCTACAAATCCTTTTCCCATCACCAATAGCCTTTTCGAGGTTTTATTTTTCCTCCATCGACTATTGTGTTGGTGAAATTTTATTCAAAGCTGGAACTGATTGGTGTTCGACGTTGGGACAGCGCTCAATTGAAAAAGTTTAGCAAGATCAGTCAGTAAAAGTCGGAGTGTCGCCATTTCGATAAGATCACGAAGACAAGGCAATGGCGAAATCGGCTCTTGCCATATATAGATGCGCCAGGAGGACGAAAAATGTCAGGCAGATTTCGGATATTCCCGCTCGCACTCGGGGCGCTCGCCATGGTGGCCGTCGCAATCCCCGCCCACGCCCAGTTTCGCGGATTGCTGCGCGATGTAACCCGCGATGCGCAGAGCGGCGCTCAGGCAGCGGAAGGGTGCGAGAAAGGCTCCAGCGGAAACACTGCACGCGGCGTGATTGGCGGCATCCTCGGCGGTGCAGCCGGGCGCACGGCCAATCGGATGGGCCTCGGCTCGTTTGTGCCGGTCGCCGAGTTTACAAACACGATCTCCGCCGAAATCGCCTGCCAGTTGGACGAGCAGGAGCAGAAGCAAGCCGCAGATGCGACCATCGCAGCCACCACCAAGGTCGATGAAGAGGGCAACCAGGCCCCTCCCGAAGTGGGCCGCAGCGCCGAATGGACATCAGGCACACGCGACGGGGTTAGCGGCACTTCAACCGTGACCGCGCGCGAGGCGTCTTCAGGTGGCGACGACTGTATCACTGTCACCGATGTCATCATCGTCGAAGGCGAGGAAACGCGGGCAGAAAAGCGCATGTGCCGGCTCGCCGGATCGCCGCGTTACACAATCCGCGCATGAAATCTGCCACAGCCTTGAAAGCAACGGGTGCGCTGTTTGCCCTGGCGATACTGACCGGCGCCGGTCCCCGCGACCCGAACAATCCGACCTGCCCGGCTGAACCGAATTGGGGAAGCGCCGACGCGATGACGCTTACCGCAATCCCGCAAGGCGAGTTCAAGGTCCTGCTAGCTGAGGGGCGGATCGATGCGGGCCTGCCCGAGCGTCTCACGGCTGCGCTCGATGCCGACCCGCTTATTGGCGAGGTCTGGCTGCGCTCGCGAGGTGGCAATGCCCGCGCTGGCAATGAAGCGGGCCGGTTAATCCAGCGCTACGGCTTGAACACACGTATCCCCGAAGACTGGGTGTGCTTTTCAGCCTGCAATTTTATTTTCATGGGCGGGTTCGAGCGACAGGTCGACGAAGGTGGCACATTCATGGTTCACATGTTCACGCACACCCGCGACCGCTGGATCATCGACGACGCGGTGATCGACGGGAGCGAAGCCACAACGGAATTGATTGTGAGCATCGAACAGAGTTCCGCGCTGCTCGCCACAGAGGACAACGACTTCCTGATAAGAATGGGCGTCAGCCGCAAACTGCTGACAGACATCATGTATCAGCAACAGGCGCGCGGGACCGAGGATAATCCGAGCACACGTTATTGCCTCACTCAGGAGGAATTGCTCGAATACAACGTCAAGAGGCTGCGTCACTAACAGTGCTTAGTGAATCCATCGCAATAGATCCGATTTGATTTTGGGCGTTGGGCTAGACTTTGACCTAACCAGTCGTCGCGCATCGTATTTTCAGATCCGAATACTACACTTGCACGTTGACATTCTAATACTTCTCAGGTCAATTTCGATATCTAGAATCGGTTCTGCACTAATTTCGTAGCGATGTAATCTACTAGACGCAGTCATAAAGGGGTTTCAAATGTTGCATAAAGACCACCAAGAACCCGGTTTCCGAGTCCTAACGCCGGAAGAAGTTGTGTTTGTTTCAGGCGGCAATGATAATAGTGGCAATGATAATAACGCCAATAACAATTGCGTTATCACTACGAATATCGAAATCCGCT
It encodes:
- the rlmN gene encoding 23S rRNA (adenine(2503)-C(2))-methyltransferase RlmN, producing the protein MADTNLMTIPGQVDPVPVARDITPREDGRIDLIGLPRPRIRELFEEAGLDARQAKLRSKQVFHWLYHRGVTDFASMTDISKTMRPWLTERFVIGRPNVVEAQHSTDGTRKWLLQTDDGHDFEMVFIPDADRGTLCVSSQVGCTLNCTFCHTGTMRLVRNLTPGEIVGQVMLARDALGEWPKGVMDGLDDAEDAGHYSSDGRLLTNIVMMGMGEPLYNFDHVRDALNLVMDGEGLALSRRRITLSTSGVIPMMERCSAEIGVNLAVSLHAVRKDVRDEIVPLNKKYGIEELLQACADYPKASNSRRITFEYVMLKDKNDSDEDAHELVRLLKHYNLPAKVNLIPFNPWEGANYECSSPERIKAFSNIVFEGGISAPVRTPRGRDIDAACGQLKTAAIKKSRAERDREARDREAARKN